In a single window of the Platichthys flesus chromosome 5, fPlaFle2.1, whole genome shotgun sequence genome:
- the c5h4orf33 gene encoding UPF0462 protein C4orf33 homolog isoform X2: MGLAQGLQCVTLIHLLLCCTALPLPLMEFSIQSTWDSDPVNHEPIRILFSPGQGGLKIEVFGPFFNDPAAPAGPTSQAFPGLWDYEVVESFFLDSTTENYLEVEFCPHGQHLILLLSGVGQAFQQQLPMVFNATIAGDRWMGEALLPWSYLPPEVNKMNSYAIHGSGEKRTYEALYSIPKEEIVEGQQPNFHRLEYFQNFRLQSIMGQDWVQPESDLWIGKP, from the exons ATGGGGTTAGCTCAGGGACTTCAGTGTGTGACTCTTATCCACTTGCTGCTGTGCTGTACAGCTCT tccTCTCCCACTGATGGAGTTTTCTATCCAGAGCACCTGGGACAGCGATCCCGTGAACCATGAGCCCATCAGGATTCTGTTCTCTCCCGGACAAGGTGGGCTGAAGATTGAGGTGTTCGGTCCCTTCTTCAATgaccctgcagctcctgcaggaccCACCAGTCAGGCTTTCCCTGGACTCTGGGATTATGAAG tTGTTGAGTCGTTCTTCCTTGATAGCACTACAGAAAATTACCTGGAAGTGGAGTTTTGTCC ACATGGACAACACCTGATTTTACTGCTGTCAGGGGTCGGCCAGGCCTTCCAG CAACAACTACCGATGGTGTTTAATGCCACAATCGCAGGGGACAGGTGGATGGGGGAGGCTCTTCTCCCCTGGTCGTACCTTCCTCCCGAGGTTAACAAGATGAACTCCTACGCCATCCACGGCTCAGGAGAGAAGCGCACGTATGAGGCTCTCTACTCTATTCCCAAGGAGGAGATAGTGGAAGGCCAACAACCAAACTT CCACCGCCTGGAGTATTTCCAAAATTTCCGCCTGCAAAGCATCATGGGACAAGATTGGGTTCAGCCAGAGTCTGATCTGTGGATAGGAAAACCCTGA
- the c5h4orf33 gene encoding UPF0462 protein C4orf33 homolog isoform X1 — protein MARRVCFAKIVPYVQQWQNKGSALTGIAPVGYIEHVCVESPLPLMEFSIQSTWDSDPVNHEPIRILFSPGQGGLKIEVFGPFFNDPAAPAGPTSQAFPGLWDYEVVESFFLDSTTENYLEVEFCPHGQHLILLLSGVGQAFQQQLPMVFNATIAGDRWMGEALLPWSYLPPEVNKMNSYAIHGSGEKRTYEALYSIPKEEIVEGQQPNFHRLEYFQNFRLQSIMGQDWVQPESDLWIGKP, from the exons ATGGCAAGGAGGGTGTGCTTCGCTAAAATAGTTCCGTATGTGCAGCAGTGGCAGAATAAAGGTTCCGCTCTGACCGGGATAGCTCCAGTCGGATACATTGAACATGTCTGTGTAGAAAG tccTCTCCCACTGATGGAGTTTTCTATCCAGAGCACCTGGGACAGCGATCCCGTGAACCATGAGCCCATCAGGATTCTGTTCTCTCCCGGACAAGGTGGGCTGAAGATTGAGGTGTTCGGTCCCTTCTTCAATgaccctgcagctcctgcaggaccCACCAGTCAGGCTTTCCCTGGACTCTGGGATTATGAAG tTGTTGAGTCGTTCTTCCTTGATAGCACTACAGAAAATTACCTGGAAGTGGAGTTTTGTCC ACATGGACAACACCTGATTTTACTGCTGTCAGGGGTCGGCCAGGCCTTCCAG CAACAACTACCGATGGTGTTTAATGCCACAATCGCAGGGGACAGGTGGATGGGGGAGGCTCTTCTCCCCTGGTCGTACCTTCCTCCCGAGGTTAACAAGATGAACTCCTACGCCATCCACGGCTCAGGAGAGAAGCGCACGTATGAGGCTCTCTACTCTATTCCCAAGGAGGAGATAGTGGAAGGCCAACAACCAAACTT CCACCGCCTGGAGTATTTCCAAAATTTCCGCCTGCAAAGCATCATGGGACAAGATTGGGTTCAGCCAGAGTCTGATCTGTGGATAGGAAAACCCTGA
- the sclt1 gene encoding sodium channel and clathrin linker 1, with the protein MDAEVDQDQGLNSALSQHQYGHHFQSTSSQVEEERRTGSPSHRISDRSLMAPLIAEYDRHMDEMNEQLQRYQALMTDVKVKLERVVKENERLHAELRESVEKQLHALPVAPGTEGSTLEEEAFIRNLQEQVQLSEQERVQAMELWQTAAQELDHLQQVYQKSNSEGQVHDAHRRQLKDQLVQFQQHSHQLQVNNQKLESTNQQLLKTVTEQSTEMEEQHSQLRQAKAELKMATAKVDEMTKLLQNVQSQMQRREEDVAEAQGREEAADRRLHQLQAALSQLEARLKASSQEAESFRREQTVWERKLGELQGRCSTIEEEKYEALAKVRESVQVAEEAALQKDQALLREKQRVEELEKTKEAIKQLIQDAAVRTRKEVENVRKQCNAQIHRMAEELSALQLECADKESQIERSLRERKAAEEELEKVYKEGRGEPEYRKIEALHHRCLNAERMKEDMSLTLQSTKNKLKTMEMDYSEELSRCQEEVRRLQGSLATARDDSVNVSEERLQLQQENLKLRREMDELRKATLLLQKKAKQQVSQVEHEYSLKEQGLDARVRELEESSRSSTIDLTRLLTAQQKSTQRWKEEAKNLVQAFETKITGLKGELNRQKQRSHDLEMQLETDHNTITEYERQLAEYQEKSSRLQRRLTHAEQRATTAAQQLSMLALQRRKLAAVDPETL; encoded by the exons ATGGATGCAGAAGTGGATCAGG accAAGGGTTAAATTCTGCTCTCAGTCAGCATCAGTACGGGCACCACTTTCAATCCACATCATCTCAG GttgaggaggaaagaagaacgGGGTCCCCTTCTCACCGGATCTCAGACAGAAG CCTGATGGCTCCTCTGATCGCAGAGTATGATCGGCACATGGATGAGATGAATGAACAGTTACAGAGATAtcag gcGCTGATGACGGATGTCAAGGTGAAGTTGGAGAGGGTTGTCAAAGAGAACGAAAG GCTGCATGCCGAGCTAAGGGAGTCTGTAGAGAAGCAGCTGCATGCCCTGCCTGTGGCTCCAGGAACGGAGGGCAgcacactggaggaggaggcattCATCAGGAACCTCCAAGAACAGGTCCAGCTGTCGGAGCAG GAGCGGGTGCAGGCCATGGAGCTGTGGCAGACTGCAGCCCAGGAGCTGGACCACCTCCAGCAGGTCTACCAGAAATCCAACTCGGAAGGCCAGGTCCACGATGCCCACAGACGGCAGCTCAAG GATCAGCTTGTTCAGTTCCAGCAGCACTCACACCAACTCCAAGTCAACAATCAGAAGCTGGAATCG ACTAACCAGCAGTTGCTGAAGACGGTGACAGAGCAGAGCACGGAGATGGAGGAGCAACACAGTCAGCTCAG ACAAGCCAAAGCAGAACTGAAGATGGCCACAGCCAAAGTGGATGAGATGACCAAATTGCTGCAGAATGTCCAGAGCCAGATGCAGAGACGG gaggaggatgtggcagAGGCTCAGGGCCGGGAGGAAGCGGCCGACAGACGGCTCCATCAGCTCCAGGCAGCCTTGAGCCAGCTAGAGGCCAG GCTAAAGGCATCATCTCAGGAGGCAGAGTCCTTTCGCAGAGAGCAAACTGTGTGGGAGAGGAAGTTGGGAGAACTACAGGGACGTTGCAGCACCATAGAAGAGGAGAAGTATGAGGCCCTGGCCAAAGTTCGAGAGAGTGTTCAGGTGGCGGAGGAGGCTGCGCTGCAGAAGGACCAG GCCTTGttaagagagaaacagagggtgGAGGAGCTAGAGAAGACGAAGGAGGCCATCAAACAGTTGATCCAGGACGCTGCGGTCCGCACCAGGAAAGAG GTAGAAAATGTGCGCAAGCAGTGCAACGCTCAAATCCACCGTATGGCCGAGGAGCTGTCTGCACTGCAGCTG GAGTGTGCAGATAAAGAGTCTCAGATTGAAAGATCCCTGCgagagagaaaagctgcagaggaggaactGGAGAAG GTGTATAAGGAGGGCAGGGGCGAGCCAGAATACAGGAAGATTGAGGCTCTTCATCACAGGTGTCTGAATGCAGAGAGGATGAAGGAAGACATGAGCTTGACTCTACAAAGCACcaagaacaaattaaaaacgaTGGAGATGGA CTACAGCGAGGAGCTGTCCCGGTGCCAAGAGGAGGTGAGGCGGCTGCAGGGCTCTCTGGCTACAGCCCGGGACGACAGCGTTAATGTCAGTGAGGAGCGGCTCCAACTGCAACAGGAGAACTTGAAGCTCCGGAGGGAGATGGATGAGCTCCGCAAAGCCACCCTGCTGCTCCAAAAGAAGGCCAAACAACAG GTGTCACAGGTGGAGCACGAGTACAGCCTGAAGGAACAGGGGCTGGACGCTCGggtgagggagctggaggagagcagcCGCAGCTCCACCATTGATCTGACACGCCTCCTCACGGCACAGCAGAAGAGCACTCAGCGCTGGAAGGAAGAGGCCAAGAACCTAGTCCAGGCCTTCGAGACTAAAATCACAGGCCTCAA AGGAGAGCTGAATCGGCAGAAGCAGCGTTCACACGATCTTGAGATGCAGCTGGAAACCGATCACAACACCATTACTGAG TACGAGAGGCAGCTCGCAGAGTATCAAGAGAAGTCGAGTCGTCTCCAGAGACGACTGACACACGCGGAACAAAGGGCAACTACTGCAGCACAGCAG ctgAGTATGCTGGCATTGCAACGAAGGAAATTGGCCGCGGTGGATCCAGAGACTTTGTAA